In one Catenovulum adriaticum genomic region, the following are encoded:
- a CDS encoding RimK family protein — translation MHANLIVVDDLTELSGFELDDYVISFEQYLADHPKKSIRKLRLINLCNATQYLSKGYYCSLLAEARGHKVFPSVNTMNDLRNEQLYKLQISGALLPNLAKDSQIHQTSEFELYVFLGQSQISGFEHLAKQVFGLFSAPILHLVLATGNWSIKSVSYRSLSDLNAEQKKQFVDALFKFNQKQWTQQKPKKVYRWDMAILVNPEEKLPPSDKTAINKMLKAAKKVGIRAELIGAHELSRLTEFDALFIRETTAIDHHTYQFARKAELEGMVVIDDPASILRCCNKVFLQDAFTYNKVPALKTISVSSSDQQTLDHIESEFSYPVVLKVPESAFSLGVFKVKNRQELAESLDKLLIKSALILVQTYMYTEFDWRIGVLNNKPLYACKYLMARNHWQIYNHNAKRGTSGGFETLPTFEVPKVVLDAALKASKVIGNGLYGVDIKQQGKQAFVIEINDNPSLDSGIEDAYLGDELYMIIMSEMARRLELRGR, via the coding sequence ATGCACGCTAATTTAATTGTGGTTGATGATTTAACGGAATTATCTGGTTTTGAATTGGATGATTATGTTATTAGTTTTGAACAGTATTTAGCGGATCATCCAAAAAAGAGTATTCGAAAACTCCGGTTGATTAACTTATGTAATGCAACTCAATATTTAAGCAAAGGCTACTATTGCTCACTATTGGCAGAAGCCCGTGGCCATAAAGTATTTCCGTCGGTAAATACCATGAATGATTTACGCAATGAGCAGTTGTATAAGTTGCAAATTAGCGGTGCATTATTGCCTAATTTGGCAAAAGACAGCCAAATTCATCAAACAAGTGAATTTGAGCTTTATGTGTTTTTGGGTCAAAGCCAAATTTCGGGATTTGAGCATCTTGCCAAGCAGGTATTTGGTTTGTTTTCAGCGCCGATTTTACACTTGGTACTAGCAACAGGTAATTGGTCTATTAAGTCGGTCAGTTATCGTTCGCTAAGTGATTTAAATGCTGAGCAAAAAAAACAATTTGTAGATGCTTTATTTAAGTTTAATCAAAAGCAGTGGACTCAGCAGAAGCCTAAAAAAGTCTATCGTTGGGATATGGCTATTTTAGTTAACCCTGAAGAAAAGCTTCCACCAAGTGATAAAACTGCGATTAATAAAATGCTTAAGGCTGCAAAAAAAGTTGGCATTCGGGCTGAATTAATCGGTGCTCATGAGCTTTCTAGGTTAACTGAGTTTGATGCTTTATTTATTCGTGAAACCACGGCTATCGATCATCATACTTATCAGTTTGCGCGTAAAGCCGAGCTTGAGGGGATGGTGGTTATTGATGATCCTGCCTCTATTTTGCGCTGTTGTAATAAAGTATTTTTACAAGATGCGTTTACTTACAATAAAGTGCCAGCTTTAAAAACGATTTCTGTTTCAAGTAGCGATCAACAAACATTAGATCACATAGAAAGCGAATTTAGTTACCCTGTGGTACTTAAAGTACCAGAAAGTGCATTTTCTTTAGGGGTTTTTAAAGTTAAAAACCGTCAGGAGCTGGCGGAGTCGCTGGATAAATTATTAATAAAAAGTGCGTTAATTTTGGTTCAAACCTATATGTATACTGAGTTTGACTGGCGCATTGGGGTATTAAATAACAAGCCTTTATATGCTTGTAAGTATTTAATGGCAAGAAATCACTGGCAAATTTATAACCACAATGCTAAACGTGGCACATCGGGCGGGTTTGAAACTTTGCCCACGTTTGAGGTTCCAAAAGTGGTATTGGATGCTGCGCTTAAAGCATCAAAAGTAATAGGCAATGGCTTGTATGGCGTTGATATTAAACAACAGGGCAAACAAGCCTTTGTAATTGAAATTAACGATAACCCCAGTTTAGATTCAGGTATAGAGGATGCCTATTTAGGTGATGAACTTTATATGATTATTATGTCCGAAATGGCTAGACGATTAGAGCTAAGAGGCCGTTGA